DNA from Gemmatimonadaceae bacterium:
CGCCCGCCCTCGCTGGTGCGCTACCTCGCCGAACGGGTGTGACATGAAGATCAACGGACAGACGGACACGAACCTCGGGCTCAAGCTCGTGAGCCTCTCCGGGTGGATGGAGGGGCCGATGATGAATCGCAGCCTCACCGCCCTGCCGCAGGTGCTCGGCAGCGTCCCCGCCGGCTTTGCGACGGCGTCGCCGCGCCAGATCGAATGCACGTTCCGCATCGACGCGGCGGGGCTGAGCGAGCGCGAGGCCAAAATGGCGACCGTGCAGGATGCCCTCGCCGGGCTCCTGCTGTTGTCGTTCGACGATCACCCCACGCGGCTCATCCGGGCCGTCGCGACGAGCATTGTGGCCACCGGCATCACCGAGCGGGCCATCCTCATCGTGCCCTCGTTCACGGTGACGATCCGCTTCGTGGCGTGGGATCCCGCGTCGTACGACGAGGAGCCGTCGGTGATCAGCTTCGGCAGTGCGCCGAAGCCGATCCCCATGGGCACGCTGCCCTCCCCTGGCGTCGTGTTCATCACCGGGGCGCTGTCCGCCGGCAGCTCGCGCACCCTCACCTATCGCTCGTTCAACGGGATCGCGTACGGGTCGCTCACCCTCACGCCCCCGAGCTCGCCGGCGGAATCGCTCGGCGCGAACGACTGGCTCGAGGTGAACCTCCTCCGGCGCACGATCATCAAGTGCACCTCCGGCGGGACGCGCGCCTCGGTCTATCACTGGAAGACGGCGGGCGCGTGGTTCACGCTGGAGCCGGCCGACAGCTTCCGCACGAGCAGCATCTACCCGACGCTCGCGATCGATTCGGGCGCCGCGTCCTACGTCTATCGCCGCGCCTGGGCGCTCTGAGGCCACGCCATGTCCCTGTACGCGCCGTTTGGCGTCCCGATCCCCGCCTCGCCGCTCGAATCCGTCTCGCGCTGCCTGTTCCACCTCGCGGTGCAGTCGATCGAGTGGGATCCGTCGACCGGGGCGATCATCGCCGAGAGCGGGCACACCGGGCTCCTGACGCGGGCGGCCACGGCCTCGCCGATCGACATCAACGCGACGACCTACACCGCGCAGTATCACCAGCTCGCCTTCGAGGTTCGGCCGTTCCTGAACCCAGGCACGCGCGACACCGCAATGCTGCTCATGGGCGGCAGCGATGTGCTGCCGTTCGCCGCGCAGTTCCTGCCGACGCAGCTCTGCGGGCTGGCCGAGTTCGTCGAGACCACCGCCTGCGGCTTCCGCTTCAGCATCTCGAACGCGGCGGTGTCGGGGGCTTCGCTCGTCATCGATGCGTCGGGCGGGGTCTACCGCATCACGCACAACAACGGGTCGGCGTCCGTCTCGGCGAGCATGGGGAGCGGCACCTCCGCCGGCGACCGGATCCAGCTCTACTGGTCGCTCGACAGCAGCGGCGTCGTCCAGCTCTGGCAGACCAAGCTCGGCGTCGGGCAGACGACGTCAGGAGCGTCGGGCGCGCCGTCGGGCGGACTGGCGGCCGCGTGGCCGGCCAGCACGAACATCTATGTGAACAGCAACGGCACGGGCACCGTCGGCCAGATGGCGTTCCGCCGGCTCAAGATGCTGCCGACCGCGATCGACTTCACCAGCCTCCAGACGGTGCGCTGATGCCCCTCGCCGTCTGCTTCCACGCCTCCACGCGGGCGCTGCTGGGCGTCTCTCCAACCACCGAGGATCTGCTCGCGCAGCTCGGCGGCAGCTACCCGCCACAGTCGATCACCACGGTACTCCCGGAGTGGGCGGACGTCCCGCCGGCGCCGTACGCGTGGGATCCGGCGCTCGCCAACTTCTCCCTGCCCAGGCGCACCGAGCTGCTCTCGCAGCAGCAGTTCATGGACCGGTGGGAGCTGTCCGGTGCAGGCCCGTGCATGGACCTCCTCTTCGCCCTGGAGGCCAAGGACTCCGCCGGCGGCGCCTACGCGCGGAAGGTGCTCACCCGCTTCCGCACGGCGCGCGGCATCGATCCGGCGGATCCCCGCACGGTGCAGCTCACGGACGCGCTGCTCGGCATGGGCCTCACCCAGTCGCCACCGCTGCTCACCAGCCAGCAGGCGGCCGACGCGCGCGCCGTCATCCTCGCGCCGCTGTGACGCCGCTCGCCACGCCAATCCGCGTCGAGTTCATCGGCGGGCGCAATGTGCGCGTGCTCGAGGCGATCACGTGGAGCGGGCCGTACCCGATGCGCATCCCCGCGGACTTCGTGTCGGACGGCGGCACGATCCCCGCGATCGCGTGGCCGGTCGTGGGCCATCCGTTCAGCGCGTCGGTGCTCATCGCGTATCTCCTGCATGACGCCGATCTCGCGGCGGGGCACCCGTATCGCGAGGCCACCGCACGTCTGGATGCGCGACTCCGCGCGCTGCAGATCGCGCACGCGCGACGCTGGGCGATCGTGACCGCCGTGCGCGTGAACGGCTGGTTGCGCTCGCCGGCCGGCTGAGCGCGACGCCCGGCGCGGATGTGGGGACCCCATCCCCACAACATGGGCGCTGTTGGGTGGGCTGGTCTGGAGCGATACCGCACCTTGCGGCATATGACGCTCGACTTCGCCGCGATGCTCAGCGCCGTTGCCCTTGCCGGGGGCGCCATCTACTCCGCCGGACGCCTGAACGAACGGGTCGAACGCCACGAAGCGGACACCGTCCGTCGCTTGGAGTCGCTCGAAGAGGCGAACAGCACACGCATTACCCGTGAGGAGCTCGACGCTCGCTTCAGCGCGCTGAAGGGACAGCTCGACACCATCACGACGATGCTTACGAAACTCACGACCACCGGGGGGTGATCTGTGCAGCTGTCCAAAGTGTGGGCCCTGTGGTTGCTGGTGTCCCAGGTGTTGAACGCGGCGGTCGCCGCGCTCTCGACGATCATCGCCGCGCCCACGCCCGACGGGCCGCTCGCGATCTGGAAGGCGAAGGCGCTGCTCATTCACGGCGCGATCGGCTTCGTGCTCGCGATCATGCAGGCCTTCGCCAAGTCGCTGACGGACGCAAACAACGACGGCATCCCGGACATCTTCCAGGGCACGCCGTAACGTGGGCCGTCTCCCGCTCCCGCCCGCTGAGATCCCCGTCTGCCGCGACCTGCAGGTCCTGGCACCGGGCTTTCGGATGCGCCTCGACCTCGTGATCGATGACCTGCAGCGTGCAGGCTTCGATCCGATGGTCGTCGAGACGCTGCGGACGTCAGAGCGGCAGCGGTTCCTCTTCGGCTTCGGTCGCGACTACGACGACGGGCGCGGCGTGGTGACGCACTCGTCGGACTGCGACGAGACGTGGCACGGCTTCGGCCTCGCGGCGGACATCATCAGCGCCTCGAAGCGCTGGGACGCGGCACCCGCCTTCTGGACGGCGCTCGGGGCGGCCTGCCGCATCCGGGGCCTCACGTGGGGCGGCGACTGGAACGGCAATGGCTCGAGCGACGATGAGCGCTTCGTCGATCGCCCGCACGTGCAGTTCGGTCCGCCGATGCGTCGCTCGCCCTCGCCGCGCGCCGCGCGCCTGCTCGCCGAGGGCGGGATGCCGGCCGTGTGGAAGGAAGTGGGGGCGCTGTGACCGCACGCGCGGTGCTCGCCCTCGCCATCATCGCGCTGCTCGCCCTGGGCGCCGCCTTCGCGCTCGGCTGGCAGCAGCACAGCACGCGGACGGACCGCGCCCTGCGCTCGGCGCAGCATGAGACGGACTCGCTCCGCCTCGCGCTGGCCACGAACGTGGCGACGGTCGTGCACGACACGGCGCGCATCGACTCGATCGTCACGCGGTGGCGGCGACGGGTGGACACGCTGCCGGGGCGCGTGGATACGCTGCCCGGTCGGGTGGACACCGTGCCGCTCCTGCGCTTCGCTGACTCGGTGATCACGACGCTCGACAGCTCGCGGCGCCAGTGCGTGGCCGTGCTGAACGACTGCGCGTCCACGGCGGCCGCGCTTACGCGACGGGCCACGCAGGCCGAGGCGCGCATCGCCGTGCTCGAAGGCACCCAGCAGGCCCGCGACCGCTGGCGCACCGCCGAGCGGATCGTCTGCGCGACCTCGCTCGCGACCAACTTCATCCAGTGGAGAGCCTACCGGTGAGACTTCGCATCGCCGTCCCGCTCATTCTGATCGCCACCGCGTGCCTGTCTGCGTTCGCCACGTGCGCGAAGGCCTCCGGCTCGCCTGATGCGATCCCCGACGATCTCGTCCTGACGACCGAGCGCCTCGCGGCCGACTCGGCGCGCGTGATCGCCAAGTGGCAGCCCGCCTGCGACGCGAAGGGCTGCGCCGATGGCTACGCGGTGGCCTGGACGAACGGCGGCAAGACCGTGCGCACCGCGACCGTCACCGGCACGGCCGATACCGTGCGCATGGGCCTCCCGCCCTACGGCGACTCGACGCGCATCACCTTCGCGATTACGACAACGCGGCGCGGCAAGCAGGGCCCCACAAAGACAGTAGGCGTGACGCTGATCAACGTGGATGCCCCGCCCCCAGGCGTCGACTCGGTAAAGGTCGACACCGGCCACGTGGCGTTCGCCGACTCGGCCCGCATGGAAGTGTATAGCTCCAGCGGAATGTTTATGCCGCGCGACTCCGCGCTCGTGTTCGAAGGCGATTCGATCCTCGCGATCAACCGGCATTTCATGAAGCCCGGTGGCGTACGACCCGCCGACGATACGACGCACTGGGAGATTCGGAACATCACGGCCGTCATGGAGATGCGGCCGCCGTTCGGCGCGTGGCATGACTCCGTGTGGATCTACGCCGCGTCCTGCGGCTGTAAGGAGTCCGGCGACCCAAACAACCGACCCGTCCTGAACCCAGCGACGGGCAAGTATCAGGTACGCTCGGCATCGGGCGGCTGGCGTCCGGTCACGCCGCTGTCGGCCGATCCCTTCCGCGACGTCGGGACGCGCTGACATGGTCACCATGCCGGCGAACCTGCGGGCGCTGCTCGAGACCCCCATCGGTTCCATGCGCCTCGCGTGGAAGATGGCGGACTGGGCGCGCCTGTCGCCGGTGTTGCAGGCGTGGGCGCACCTCGGCATTCCGTCCGGGATCGGCCTGTCGGGTGACGAGGTCGATGATGTGGTGGCGCACGTGCTGATGCGGGCGTGGCTGCAGGACGTGGTCCCGGATAACCCGAAGACGTGGGCGTGCAAGGTCGCCCGGAACCGCGCCCTCGATCACCTCAAGTCGAAGGACCATAGCCCCCATCGGGTGGACCTTGAGGCGTGCGAGGTCGCGGACGATGGCGCGGAGGACGTCGGCGGCCGTCTCGATGCGGCCCTGCGCGTCACCCGGCTGCGGAACGCCATGCGGCGCCTCCCGGCCGATCAGCGGCGCTGTGTCTATCTGCACTACCTGAAGAACCGGTCGCACGAGGATATCGCGCAGATCCTCGGAATCACGGTGGGCACGTGCAAGATGCGCACGCACCGCGGCGTCAAGTTCCTGCGGTCGCTGTACGACGACGAGCCGATGCCGCGCCTCACCGCGAAGGGCCTGCCCATGCGGGCGCGAGGGCGGCCACGCGTGCGCTCCTGGCGCGAACACGTGCACGAGCTGCGGGCGGATCGGCAGAGCAATGCGGCGACCATCGGCGAGATCCTGCGGCCCGTCGCCGCGCACGTCGAGGTGCTGCCGTGAGCCTCGTCTTCCGCGTCACCCAGCCCACGCCGCGCCTCGTCTCGGTGCAGTTCGTCGAGCGCGGCTCGCAGAGCCCCGTGCCGCGCGACACCGTGCGGGGCTACGCGATGCTCCCGGTCGAGGAGTGGGAGAGCGACCCGTGGCGGGCGGTCCGTGCGGCTGGCACCGAGGAACCCGCATGAGCGACGCGGGGACGCTTTCCAACCTCGAACACGCCTGGCCGCTGCCGTCGGAGGTGACGTTCATCGACGTCAACGCCTACTGGCATCAGGGCACCCGCGTGCACCTCGCGATCTGCTACGCCGACAAGGCGGGGCACGTCCTCCAGCACTACCGCGCGCGGTGCGGCTCTCACCTGTGGCACGAGCTCCTGCTCCCTGCCCTTCGCTCGCACTGTGCCCAGAACGGGCTCCGGTGCGACGTGCACGATACCACCGCCCCGGCGGTGCACCCCCGACCCAAACCCCGAGCCCACGGATGAGCACTGCCCCGATGGATCCCATCCTCGCCGCCCATATCGCGGCGCGCGCGGATCGCGTGCGCGCGCAGTTCCCCGAGATCGACCATGGCCACTACATCGACGTGGTCCTGCAGGCGCGTGCGGCGCGCTACGCCGCGCACCTCGCCGCGATGACCATCACGCCGGACATGGTCCAGTGGGGCATCGCGATGTCTCGCCGCTTCGGCCCGTACGTGCAGATGTGGAACTACGTGGCCGACTGGTTCACGGCGCTCCTCATCATGCGCTACGGCGAGGAGGAGCGCGCGTACGATGCCGCCGAAGTCGAGGCGGCGAAGGCCGAGGGCCGTGAAGCGCAGTGCTCGACCGATCCGCAGCACGCGGGCTGGCCGCTCGCCTTCACCGACGCCGATCGCCAGCGCGCCATGGAGCTCCTCGACGGCAAGAAGTGGCCGGCCGAAGCGTTCACGATCCTTGAGCGCGATCCCATTTCTCTTGCCGCGGAGGGCTAAGCGATGTCTCAGATGACCGATGTGGCCGAGAATGACTTCATCGACACGTACATTCGCGGCCAGACGTCGACCAAGCCGGCGACCTGGTCGATCCGGCTCTACACCGCGGCGCCTGGCGAAACCGGCGGCGGCACCGAGGCGAGCTACACCAACTACGCGGCCGTGACGCAGGCGGCGTCGCTCGCGAACTTCGCGGGCACGCAGAGCGCCGGCAGCACGACGGCGTCGAGCGGTACCGGGGGACAGACCTCGAACAACAACGCGCTCACGTGGGGCACGGCGGCGGGCTCGGGTCCGCAGACGCTCACGAACTTCGCGTGGTGCTCGGGGACGACGCCGTGGTACTACGGCACGCTTACCAGCTCGCGCACGATCAACAACGGGGATGCGGCGCCCACGGCGGCGGCAGGCCAGTTCACCCTCACGGCGCAGTAAGGGGCACGCATGGCACGCCAAACGCTGGTCGATTCCGGGCGGTCCGGTGGCGCCCTCGTCACGCTCGCGACGACGTCGCTCAACGCGATTGCCGACGCGGCCGCCGTCGAGGTCGACGTCGCCAACGACACCGACCGCGATATCCTGGTCGATCTGGAGCTACAGATCTCCTTCGGCACGGCGCCGACGGCGGACAAGACGATCGACGTCTACTGGCGCCGCACGATCGACGGCACGAACTACGAAGACAGCAGCGCCTCGCGCCCACCGGCGAACGGGGGCGTCGGGTCGTTCGTGCTCGACAACACGACGTCCGCGCAGCGCAAGATCCTGCCGGGCGTCGTGATCCCGCCCAAGGGCGGCAAGCTGGTCATTCGCTCCAGCGCCGGCCAGACGGCCGCCAGCAGCGGCAACGTGCTGCGCGGGCTTTTCTACAACCCGGGGATCGTCTGATGCCGCTCTATCAGATCCTGACGGCTGCCGGCGATGTCGTGCGCGAGTCGACCGTGCAGAACGACGTCGTTGCGGCTGGGTTGCGCGAGGGCGAGACGTTGCACGTGATCGCCGACCTCGACGCCGTTCCCGATCGCAACCTGAAAGCCTGGGACTCCGTCGCGAAGGCATACGTTGATCGCGTCGACGAAAACGCGGCGCCGCGCGTCGTGACGACGATGTCGGTTCTCGACTTCAAGGCGCGGTTCACCGATACCGAACGGCTGCGGATCGATCTTGCCGAGATCGCACACCCTGACCTGACGACGCGGGCGCTGCTGAAGCGCGTGCGCGAAGACCTGTCCGACTGCAAGGATAAGGTCTGCGATCGGGCCGACCCGCGGATTCAGCGGGGCGTCGCCTTCCTGACGACGGTCACGTACGACGGGGCGCCCTTGCTGACACAGCCGCGAATGCTGGCGATCATCGGCGCGGACGCGTTCAACCCGGCGAACCTCGCGTAACGTGCTGTATCGCTCGCCGTTCACTGCAAACGGTCCGTCTGTAATCACACCGTCAAAGGTGGGGTTAAACGTCCCGTGGCTGCTCGATAGCGCAATTCATGGGATTATCGCACGGCGAACGTTTCAGAACTCAAGCGGGCAAGCTGCCTACTCTGCGCTCCAACAGTTCGGGCGCTTTAAGCGCATCGCTCCGACGACCGGCGTTAACGCACAAGCGCTTCAAAACCAAAGCCGCATTGCTTGGCGTGCATTCTTCTCGGACGGCAATAACTCAAACCTTTTGTACACGTTTCCAGACCACAGTTTTGTTCCGTGGTTTCCGTCCGCATATAACGCAACCATCATCGTTGAGCATTTCAAGCGCGATACCGATTTCATCCTGAGTACCAATCCCGGAAGTGCTTTTGGAACGGTGGAGTCGTTTGCAAATCGCTGCTCAGCGCACGTTCCTGAGGGGAACTGGGTAGACTGGGATATGGGCGATCTTACCCAGCGCGTGCAGTTTAACTGGGCAGCAAACCAAACGCTGTACCCTACTATGCGCTGGCACACCTTTGGGTTTCTGAGCCGTGGATTTCATCGCTCCATATGGATCGACGGAACAAAGGTCGCGGAACTAACGGCCACCTATTCCAACAGTGTCGGCAACTGCACGAACTGGGCGTGGGCGGGGCATACGTCCTATGGTGCGCCGTACAACTCAGGCGGCAACAACGATTACGGGTTCTGTGGGTTCTGGAACTACGCGTTTACTGACGCGCAAATGGCGATAGCGACGCGCGACATCCAGCAGCTCCGCAACGGCGGAACGGACGTGTCAGTAATGGTTCCCTCGCGACGACTGGTGCCGAAGTTCGATCTAAGCGTCAGCGGGTGGGCGGCGGTATGATCGGTGCCGGGTGGTCGCAGCAGGTAGCACGCACAATAGAGAGCGCGAAGCTCTTCGCGCTCGGGGGCTATCGACACGCGCATACGTTCGTCGGCTCGCGACCCGTCAGGCCGATTAACACGCAATCGACCTACATCGGCGAAGTAGAGAGCGCGATCGCGCGCGGGCGGCGCGTGATCGCCTCATCGAAAGCGCTGGTTAATACGCCTGGCGTCACGCTTCCGCAGATCGACACGACGGCATATACCCAGCTCATCGGGTACGCATGGGAACCGCCGAATTATGTCGGGCAATCGTGGCGTTCGACCGATGCGAGCACGGTCGACTATGTCGGGTACCAGACTGTCGCGGCGGGACTCAACGAGTATTTCGCCGGGTCGTACTGCGGCTACGGTGGCGACTATCAGCTCGCTGCCCATGTGCGCGTCGGCGGCACGTACTACACGAACGCATACGCTGAGGTTGGCTACGGCACCGGAAACGCCCCGGCCGGGCCGCTCGTGGTTGCGTCCAGGTGGGTCTCCGGCGTTGCGCTCACTGTGCAGGCGCACGATGCGAGCGGGCGTGTCTGGAAGCGCGGAACGATTTCGTCGACGGTCGGAGTTTCAGGAACCGCAAATTTCTCTGGCGCATATCCGCACCGACTGTGCGGAACTTCGACTCCGGACGCGGATCTCGGCTCGCTTATTCCAACGCTCTTTGTTGGCCTTTGGACGCGCGTACTCTCTGACGCCGAACTAAGCGCGCTCGTGCGTGAAGCTTGCGCGTTTTCCAAACGTCCGAACCTGCTCGGCCTCCCCGCGACCTATGCGCCGCGCGTGGCGGCGACCGATTCGCTGAAACTGCGCGCCAACACCAACGGGGCGCGCGCGCTGTTTACGCTGGGCTAACCCTTTCCTCTCACTCTTCCGACCATGCCAAGCCAAGTCATCGCCTCTGCTTACAGTGACGGTCCAACGCTCACCGCGGCCGCTGCCGCGTCGTGCGTGCCGACGTACGTGCCGACGACGTTGCCGGCCGGGTACTTTCAGGTTGGCCGCAAGTGGCGGCTGCGCGCGAGTGGCCGTATCTCGTGCGCCGTGACGACGCCGGGCACGGCGCGCTTCGACTTGCGCCTCGGCGGCGTCGTGGCGTTCGATACGCAGGCGATGCCGCTCAACATCGTGGCGCAGACGAACGTGCCGTGGGTGCTCGATGTCCTGCTCACGTGCCGTGCGGTCGGCTCGGGGACGAGTGCCAACCTCATTGGGCAGGGCTTTTGGCTCTCGCCGGCCTCGATCAACACCGCCGCGCCCGCAACCGGCCCCGGCCCCGGTGGGCAGATGGTGCCGTACAACATCGCCCCGGCGGTGGGCACGGGCTTCAATTCGCAGTCCGCGCTGACGCTCGACTTCTTCTTCACGCAGACGGTCGCCACGGGCTCGCTGACGCTGCACGATTTCATGCTGGAACAGCTGCTGTAAGGGCTGACCGCGATGCCATGTCTCGTGCCGGCCCTGCCTGACCCGACGCCGCTGCTCGTGCAGGGGGACGAGATGCGGGACGGCATCCTGTCAGTGCTGTCGATACAGGCGCCGATGTTCGCGACGCCGCTGGCGACTCCGCTCACCCCGGATGCGCTGGCGGTGGTCGTGCCGGCGTTGCTGTCGGATAACCTGTACGCGCCGATGCACGAGGACATGGCGTACACCCCAGCGGACGTGCTCTACGATCCGCTGGCGAATCCGGCGCTGCTGCATTTCAACATCGTGTGCCCCGATGGGACGTCGCTCAACGTACTTGACGGGGATATGCCGCTTGTGGGGCAGGTCCCGCAGTCGTCGTCGCGCTGGCTGCTCAACCTGCAAACGAGCGACACCAACGCCGTCGCGGTGGCCAGCGTGCGGTGCCTGGCACTCGATGTCGGGCAGCTCGCCGTCGGGCGTCCCGCCGTGGTTGCCGAAGGGATCAGTAACGGCGCGGGGGTGCTGGCGCTCGAAGTGCCGCAGAACTCCGATTACCTCGTGGTGGCGTATCGCAGCGGCGTCTCGGATCTGGCGGGCGTCAGTGCACAGACCCTGAGCCCCGACCCCGCGTAGCGTGGCCACGACGACGGTCGTCCTGCGTGGCGTCCCCGCCCAGTCGGATGCGCGGGTCGTCCAACTCGCCGGGGTCCCCGCGCAGTTCACGGGCCTCTGTGTCAATCTGTGGCAGGGCGCCACCCTCGTCGCGCAGCGCTGGGTCTTTGAATCGCAGCTCACGTCGTCGTCGCAGACGTTTGCCTTTGCGTTGACCGCTGACGAGCGGTCGCGCATCAGTAACGCCAGCGCGCTGACGATCGCGCAGACGCTCGTCCCCTCGGGCCCCGCCATCTCAGTCGACGTCGATGCCCTCGCGCTCGACATTCTCGGCACAAACACCAACGTCGTTTCGGCGACGCTGTCGGTCACGGCGCTCTTCACGCCGGTCGGCGGCGCCACGGTGGCCGGCAGCGCCACGG
Protein-coding regions in this window:
- a CDS encoding sigma-70 family RNA polymerase sigma factor — translated: MVTMPANLRALLETPIGSMRLAWKMADWARLSPVLQAWAHLGIPSGIGLSGDEVDDVVAHVLMRAWLQDVVPDNPKTWACKVARNRALDHLKSKDHSPHRVDLEACEVADDGAEDVGGRLDAALRVTRLRNAMRRLPADQRRCVYLHYLKNRSHEDIAQILGITVGTCKMRTHRGVKFLRSLYDDEPMPRLTAKGLPMRARGRPRVRSWREHVHELRADRQSNAATIGEILRPVAAHVEVLP
- a CDS encoding M15 family metallopeptidase; this encodes MGRLPLPPAEIPVCRDLQVLAPGFRMRLDLVIDDLQRAGFDPMVVETLRTSERQRFLFGFGRDYDDGRGVVTHSSDCDETWHGFGLAADIISASKRWDAAPAFWTALGAACRIRGLTWGGDWNGNGSSDDERFVDRPHVQFGPPMRRSPSPRAARLLAEGGMPAVWKEVGAL